A section of the Oryzias melastigma strain HK-1 linkage group LG14, ASM292280v2, whole genome shotgun sequence genome encodes:
- the LOC112142495 gene encoding heterogeneous nuclear ribonucleoprotein A0-like, whose protein sequence is HTVDGIAVELKRTVAKKESNEPKKFANAMGKKIFVGGLKNDIFEFQLTQYFSQFGQVEKSEIMVDLETRKYRGFGFVHFTDASAADKAVLVKLHTVNGHQVEVKKALTKQEIQGEDKRSPGVMGGNQYGLDYPGNNTYGVSHGPENSDQESSYAGYNGYGNGAGYIGNEGYGGLHTVDGNMVEAKQTVEKTQCNEPEPPANGMRNKTFVGGLKNDIFEFHLTQYFSQYGQVEKSEIMKDMC, encoded by the coding sequence CACACAGTCGACGGGATCGCTGTGGAACTCAAACGGactgttgcaaaaaaagaaagtaatgaGCCCAAAAAATTTGCCAATGCCATGGGGAAGAAAATATTTGTTGGTGGCTTGAAGAATGACATTTTCGAGTTCCAACTCACTCAATACTTCTCTCAGTTTGGTCAAGTTGAGAAGTCGGAAATCATGGTAGATCTGGAGACCAGAAAGTATCGAGGATTTGGCTTTGTGCACTTCACAGATGCCTCAGCAGCAGACAAAGCTGTGCTTGTGAAGTTACACACAGTCAATGGACACCAAGTTGAAGTGAAGAAAGCTTTGACTAAACAAGAAATACAGGGTGAAGACAAAAGGTCTCCAGGAGTCATGGGGGGAAACCAATATGGCTTAGATTATCCCGGAAACAACACATATGGCGTCTCACACGGCCCCGAGAATTCTGACCAGGAAAGCTCTTACGCTGGATACAATGGCTATGGAAATGGCGCAGGATATATCGGTAACGAGGGATATGGCGGCTTACACACAGTTGACGGTAACATGGTGGAAGCCAAACAGACcgttgaaaaaacacaatgtaaCGAGCCTGAACCTCCTGCCAATGGCATGAGGAATAAAACCTTTGTTGGTGGCTTGAAGAATGACATCTTTGAGTTCCACCTCACCCAATACTTCTCTCAGTATGGTCAAGTCGAGAAGTCTGAAATCATGAAAGACATgtgttag
- the LOC112142842 gene encoding uncharacterized protein LOC112142842, whose protein sequence is MAFCNLSVTKDFVSHHKDCNLQSQMNARMNAFRTWKSHMENALKILEELERSKGQAIVEESSVYSLTKNKDFISTQELMVLDEFGLCIVFDVKKKPEFSYDAFVCFCLGVLQVAAGVLVLTLSQGAASQFGFGLISEGVSDMIQGIKGMIQGGFDWAEWAVSKAISIGVSLVFGGLGRLKNAAGAMRSGAKGLVSGAKHASGFTVKQCFKQATKYTAQELVKQGSINVLSYVADAALTALFKKILKKAFMNKTISLVRANVHLNNALTSFVCSAVPKTAMDHELSDFTIERECEEQIRQSVDVLTRSIIPDLMMDCTRITKVLNTLSEVCGSVRHHMENQKKVKNVMVILNTAQYITMFVEMLSSFPTEDVINTKFVPQFLHSMKDLPHNDYDQDEWDHLSDVRRLKDELISLIALSVSDALVEACSRHMTSLVTKSCMTAVNRVAGSAVSNLFGRTDTQSFFDSQHHKYQLNKAIQHPSTLQTDKKTCDHYAEEVGNVNRPATALDIHVLTESDDLQGKGIRVIVVDKHGKKLSEDYYPGKNSSAGDIKLRLKKMPENQHQNEEFASKVKKRICGEQSLYSGHFEVLGPHDSVIPVHSENQECLYHAVAQAIRPDCKDLRQEGLNLRGKVQATLQQNPSRYTAAVKLQKGYEETSALSSKYAIVGGGRKEQEEAKRQLMDMINTRDVNLTEEDINLIKTYNLGLVGKFHDIKGVRRTRGSTSNQNSSSPVNADHIPPINTFQTAHRELMKPENKELKEKLQKYHPRLYEMIDVKGNQGLCREVLTQDHLQVLTTGNSKEAQRVREKLADVLLQGDKVKLLKMSLIVSNPEMSEKLRKDADIRTSKRRQNILSREATRTYHDTGGQLLVQGYQKMGLLGQEEGDRLQQWQKDHLYSRKSSEYKELLKALKPKTFDQNL, encoded by the exons ATGGCTTTTTGCAATCTGTCAGTGACAAAAGATTTTGTGTCTCACCACAAAGACTGCAACCTCCAGAGTCAAATGAATGCCCGCATGAACGCTTTTAGAACTTGGAAATCCCACATggaaaatgctttgaaaattcTGGAGGAGCTGGAAAGAAGCAAAGGTCAGGCAATAGTGGAGGAGTCGAGTGTCTACAGTCTgaccaaaaacaaagatttcatcAGCACTCAAGAGTTGATGGTCCTTGATGAGTTCGGCCTCTGCATTGTGTTTGATGTGAAGAAGAAACCAGAGTTCTCCTATGATGCTTTTGTTTGCTTCTGTCTCGGTGTGCTCCAGGTGGCAGCAGGTGTTCTGGTTTTAACTCTGTCACAAGGGGCGGCTAGTCAGTTTGGATTTGGGCTGATCAGTGAGGGGGTGTCAGACATGATTCAAGGGATCAAAGGCATGATCCAAGGAGGCTTTGACTGGGCAGAGTGGGCAGTTTCCAAGGCCATCAGTATTGGAGTGTCCCTGGTGTTTGGGGGTCTTGGGCGACTTAAGAATGCTGCTGGTGCCATGCGCAGCGGGGCTAAAGGTCTTGTTTCTGGAGCCAAACATGCCTCTGGATTCACAGTGAAACAGTGTTTTAAACAAGCAACAAAATACACTGCCCAGGAGCTGGTCAAGCAAGGCAGCATCAATGTTCTGAGCTATGTTGCTGACGCAGCACTTACAGCTTTATTCAAAAAGATCCTTAAAAAGGCTTTTATGAATAAGACCATTTCTCTAGTGAGAGCCAATGTTCACCTGAATAATGCTCTCACTAGCTTCGTCTGCTCTGCAGTCCCAAAGACTGCCATGGACCACGAGCTCAGTGACTTCACAATAGAAAGAGAATGTGAGGAACAAATACGCCAGTCAGTGGATGTATTGACGAGAAGCATAATTCCTGACCTCATGATGGACTGTACCAGGATTACTAAGGTTCTCAATACCCTTTCAGAGGTCTGTGGTTCTGTAAGACATCACATGGAGAaccaaaagaaagttaaaaacgTGATGGTGATTTTGAACACAGCTCAATATATAACAATGTTTGTAGAAATGCTCAGCTCCTTTCCCACTGAGGATGTCATCAACACCAAATTTGTGCCTCAGTTCCTACACAGTATGAAGGATCTACCACATAATGACTATGATCAGGATGAATGGGACCATTTATCAGATGTGAGGCGACTCAAAGATGAACTCATCAGCCTCATCGCACTAAGTGTATCTGATGCCTTGGTTGAGGCTTGTAGCAGACACATGACCTCCCTGGTGACCAAAAGCTGTATGACTGCAGTAAACCGTGTAGCTGGTTCTGCTGTTAGCAATTTATTTGGCAGGACCGACACCCAGAGTTTCTTTGACTCACAACACCACAAATATCAGCTGAACAAAGCCATCCAGCACCCTTCAACACTTCAGACTGACAAAAAGACCTGTGATCATTATGCAGAGGAAGTCGGTAATGTTAACCGCCCCGCTACAGCTCTGGACATCCATGTGCTCACTGAGAGTGACGATCTGCAAGGCAAAGGCATCAGAGTGATTGTGGTGGACAAGCATGGCAAAAAGCTTTCAGAAGATTATTATCCAGGAAAAAACAGCTCTGCTGGAGACATCAAGCTTCGACTGAAAAAGATGCCTGAAAATCAACATCA GAATGAGGAATTTGCCTCAAAGGTGAAGAAAAGGATCTGTGGCGAGCAGAGCCTCTACAGTGGACATTTTGAAGTTCTGGGTCCACATGATTCTGTGATACCGGTCCATTCAGAGAACCAGGAGTGCCTGTATCATGCTGTTGCCCAGGCCATCCGACCAGACTGCAAAGACCTCCGACAGGAGGGGCTGAACCTTCGAGGCAAAGTCCAGGCCACT CTTCAGCAGAACCCGTCCAGATACACGGCtgctgtgaagctgcagaaagGCTATGAAGAGACATCTGCACTGTCCTCAAAATATGCCATTGTGGGAGGAGGACgtaaggagcaggaggaggccaAACGACAGCTAATGGACATGATCAACACAAGAGACGTGAATTTAACTGAGGAGGACATCAACCTCATCAAAACGTACAACCTCGGTCTGGTCGGGAAGTTCCATGA CATCAAAGGTGTCCGGAGGACCAGAGGCTCCACCTCCAACCAGAACAGCAGTTCTCCTGTGAACGCAGATCACATCCCCCCCATCAACACCTTCCAAACAGCTCACAGAGAATTGATGAAACCCGAAAACAAAGAgctgaaagagaagctgcaaaAGTACCACCCAAGACTTTATGAGATGATAGATGTAAAGGGGAACCAGGGGCTGTGCAGAGAAGTTCTCACCCAGGACCACCTGCAGGTCCTGACCACCGGAAACAGCAAAGAGGCTCAGAGAGTCAG GGAGAAGCTTGCTGACGTTCTTCTTCAAGGGGATAAAGTCAAACTGTTGAAGATGTCACTGATCGTATCCAATCCTGAGATGTCAGAGAAACTAAGGAAGGATGCAG ACATCCGGACCTCTAAACGCAGGCAGAACATTTTGTCCAGGGAAGCCACCAGAACATACCACGACACTGGAGGACAGCTGTTAGTGCAGGGATACCAGAAGATGGGGCTGTTAGGGCAGGAGGAGGGGGACAGACTCCAGCAGTGGCAGAAAGATCACCTCTACTCCAGGAAGTCATCGGAATATAAAGAACTTCTGAAAGCGCTTAAACCgaaaacatttgatcaaaaccTCTGA